The window GCTCCCGCTCCCGGTCGGCCTCGCGCATGGCGCGCCCGCGTCTGCGGTCCTGGAACGACGGCCGGGTGGCCTCCATGCGCGCCAGCCGCGTCAGATCGGGGTTGACGGCCTTCTTGTGGCCCTCGCCCTCCTCGAACAGGTCGTACATCCGGCGTCCGGCCAGCACATGCTGGAACAGCGGGACGGGACGGTGCTCGGAGACGATCACCTCCGTGTCGCCGCGGACGGTGTCCAGCCAGTCGCCGAACTCCTCGGCGTTGGACACGGTGGCCGAGAGGGACACCAGGGTCACCGACTCGGGGAGGTGGATGATCACCTCTTCCCATACGGCGCCCCGGAACCGGTCGGAGAGGTAGTGCACCTCGTCCATGACCACATAGCCCAGACCGATGAGGGTCTGCGAGCCCGCGTACAGCATGTTCCGCAGCACCTCGGTGGTCATCACGACCACCGGGGCACCGGAGTTGACGCTGTTGTCGCCGGTGAGCAGACCGACCTTGTCCGCGCCGTAACGGCGGCACAGGTCGGCGTACTTCTGGTTCGACAGCGCCTTGATGGGCGTCGTGTAGAAGCACTTCTTGCCCTGCTGCAGGGCGAGGTGGACGGCGAACTCGCCCACGATCGTCTTGCCGGAACCGGTGGGGGCGGCCACCAGCACGCCCTTTCCTTCTTCGAGTGCCTGGCAGGACTCGATCTGGAAGGGGTCGAGGCCGAAGTCGTACATCTCGCGGAAGGAGGCGAGCGCGGTGGCCTGCTCGGCAGCCCGCAGACGGGCAGCCGCATACCGCTCGGCCGGTGAGAGGTCCTCTGTCATCGTGCTTTCGAGCGTACCGGGCCCCACTGACAACAGGACGATCATTATCCGGATCCGGTTTCCGCAAACCCCGGATCCGCGCAGCTCACGGCCCTACGACCCGTACCGCGCCCGGTATACAGCGCGCGGTGAGCGGCAGCGGCCCGAGCGGCTCCCCGTCGGCGTACCCGGTGATGCCCTCGGCGGCGATCTTCACCCGCGCGGCTCGGACGACGGTGACCTTGGGATGGTCGACGTGGCCGCCCCGGTAGACGCTCGGGAACACCCTCAGCAGGGTGGCGCGGGAGCAGTCCCCGACGATCGTGATGTCGAACAGCCCGTCGGTGAGGTCGGCCCCGGGACAGATCCGCATGCCGCCGCCGTACGACGATCCGTTCCCGACCGCGACCAGCGTCGCCTCGATCTCCCGGACCTCGCCGCCGTCGAGCGTGATCCGGTACGGGAAGGGGCGGAAGGCGGCCAGCTCGGCGAGCATCGCGAGGTCGTACTTCAGGCGGCCGGTGGGCCAGCGCATGCGGTTGCCTCGGTCGTTGACCCGGGAGTCGAAGCCGGAGGCGAGGACGGTGCCGAACCAGCGGTCGTCGGCCTGTCCGAGGTCGATGTCGCGCAGCCGGGCGCCCTTGAGCGCCTCGGCGATCACCCGGCCCGCGGCGGCCGGGTCCAGCACGGGCAGGCCGAGGGCGCGGGCGAAGTCGTTGCCGGTGCCGACGGCGACCAGGCCGAGGGGTGTGCGGGTGCCGGCGACGGCCTGGAGCGCGAGGTTGGCCATGCCGTCCCCGCCGACCGCGACCAGTGCCCCGGTGCCGTCCGCGACGGCGGCACGCGCGCGTGCGAGGGCGTCCTCGGCATCCGCCCCG of the Streptomyces sp. NBC_00287 genome contains:
- a CDS encoding diacylglycerol kinase, with the protein product MSSEITLFVNPTAGRGRGAHAAQPAASAFRAAGFTVRTVIGADAEDALARARAAVADGTGALVAVGGDGMANLALQAVAGTRTPLGLVAVGTGNDFARALGLPVLDPAAAGRVIAEALKGARLRDIDLGQADDRWFGTVLASGFDSRVNDRGNRMRWPTGRLKYDLAMLAELAAFRPFPYRITLDGGEVREIEATLVAVGNGSSYGGGMRICPGADLTDGLFDITIVGDCSRATLLRVFPSVYRGGHVDHPKVTVVRAARVKIAAEGITGYADGEPLGPLPLTARCIPGAVRVVGP